From the Equus quagga isolate Etosha38 chromosome 16, UCLA_HA_Equagga_1.0, whole genome shotgun sequence genome, one window contains:
- the LOC124228230 gene encoding cytochrome b-c1 complex subunit 7 produces the protein MASRPTVAASSRWLEGIRKWYYNAAGFNKLGLMRDDTIHENDDVKEAIRRLPENLYNDRVFRIKRALDLTMRQQILPKEQWTKYEEDKFYLEPYLKEVIRERKEREEWAKK, from the exons ATGGCGAGCAGGCCTACCG TTGCAGCATCAAGCCGGTGGCTGGAGGGTATTCGAAAATGGTATTACAATGCTGCTGGGTTCAATAAACTGG GGTTAATGCGAGATGATACAATACATGAGAATGACGACGTAAAAGAAGCCATAAGAAGGCTTCCTGAGAACCTTTATAACGACAGGGTGTTTCGTATTAAGAGAGCACTGGACCTGACCATGAGGCAGCAGATCTTGCCTAAAGAGCAGTGGACAAAATATGAGGAG GATAAATTCTACCTTGAACCATACTTGAAAGAGGTTATtcgggaaagaaaagagagagaagaatgggcAAAAAAGTAA